The segment TTGCGGGGAAAGGAATTGCCAGCCCGGTCAGTATGGAAGAATGTATCAAGGCGGCAGCAAAATACGCACCTCAATTTGTGAGGGCCTGAAAGTGTTGTAGTGCCCCCACAGGCAATTTTGATCTTGTTTTTCAGCAAGGCGGGGGCAGGGATGGTGGGGCACTAGAAGCATTGTGAAAAAGCCGTTCACAGGGAGGGTTGGGTTTCACATGGAGTGACTTTGGCTCGCAAGAACAACCGGAAGGTCATGTGAAACCCAATCCCGACCGTCCAGGAATGCACTAAATCACAACGCTTCTAGAAGTGTTGTGAAAAAGCCATTCATAGGGAGGGGTGGGTTTCACATGAGGGGTCTTTGGGCCCTCAGAACTTGTGAATCGACATGTGAAACCCCATCCCGCTCCCAATAATGGCATGACCAATGGGACTGACAGGAGGGAAACAGGATGAGTAATGTAGGCATGATGATATTGGGTCTGGTGCTGGGAATCGGGGTTTTGATTCTTTTGGTCCTGAAAACCAAGGTTCACGCTTTTCCCGCCTTGATCATCGCGGCTTCGATCACCGGATTGGTCGGGGGCATGACGCCCCCGGCAGTGATTGATGCGATCACCGCCGGTTTTGGCAATACCTTGGGATCGATCGGTCTCGTCATCGGATTCGGAGTGATGATGGGGCGGATTCTGGAGATTTCCGGTGCGGCGGAGCGATTGGCCTTCACTTTTCTGAAATGGTTGGGAAAACGGAAGGAAGAGTGGGCTTTGGCCCTGACCGGGTACGTGGTGTCGATCCCTATTTTTGTGGACTCTGCCTTCGTTATTTTAACGCCTCTTGCGAAAGCGCTTTCCAGCAGGACCGGAAAGTCCGTGGTCGGGTTGGGTGTGGCCCTGGGGATCGGTCTGGCGGCCACCCACCACGCGGTTCCTCCGACTCCGGGACCTTTGGGAGTGGCCGGGATCTTCAAGGTGGACGTCGGGGTGATGATGCTCTGGGGATTGATCTTTGCCATTCCGATTATCTTTGTGGGTGTTTACTACGGAAAATGGATCGGTAAAAAGATCTACCAATTGCCGGATGAAGAGGGCACCGGTTGGGTACGGCCGGATCAGCCCCAAACCTTCCAGAAGTTTGTCGAGAAAGAGGAGAAGAAAAATCTCCCCTCACTGACCCGGGCGGTGTTGCCCATCCTGGTTCCTCTGATCCTGATTTTGGGCAATACGATCTTGTCGGCCATGGATCTGAAAGGCGGACTCTATGACTACCTCATCTTCCTGGGTTCCCCGGTGATCGCCGTCGGAGTGGGTCTCCTCATCGCCCTGTACGGGTTGTTTGGCCACCTTCGCCGTTCCGAGGCCCTGGACCGGATGGAAGAAGGGATCCAGTCCGCCGGGATCATCCTGCTGGTGACAGGTGCCGGCGGCGCTTTGGGGGAAGTGTTGCGGGAAAGCGGGGCCGGGGATGAGATTGCCAAACTGATCGCTCAAACCGCGCTTCCGGGAATTTTGTTGCCATTCTTCGTGGCCACGATTGTCCGCCTGATCCAGGGAAGCGGCACCGTGGCCATGATCACCGCTGCCTCCATCTCGGCACCGATCCTCGCCAGTATGGATGTGAACATGGCCCTTGCCGCTCAGGCGGCCGCCCTGGGAGCGATGATCTTCTCCTACTTCAACGACAGTCTGTTCTGGGTCGTCAACCGGATGTTGGGAATCCGCAATGTGAAAGAACAGATTTTGACCTGGTCTGTTCCCACCACACTTGCCTGGGCGGTTTCGCTGGTGATGCTGGTGGTGGCCAACCTGATTGTCGGCTGACACTGCCCGGCTGCAGCAACCTTGTATCTGTGCGGAAGCCATTCACGTGCCATCATGTGAATGGCTTTTTTATGGGAATTGCGGGAGGTCCATAAGAGTGGTAGCTTTAAAGAACTCCAAAAAAAACAAAATCGAAGGACTTCCGACGGAAAGGAATATGCCTCATGAAAGTAAAGGTTTTTTGGGCGTTTGTTGCTTCCGCCATTCTTGTTACATGTTATACCTTATACCCTCACGAGTTAGCAAAAGAACATGGAGCCGATAAATACATCTATGTTTCTCCCGCCGGGGATGACCGGAACCCGGGGACAAAGTCGCAGCCATTGCGTACGTTGCAACAGGCATCCAGAGAGGCGACTGCCGGAGCCACCGTGCTGGTGCGGAGCGGAGTTTATCATGAAGGGCTTCATGTGAAACACAGTGGAACCGCCGCAAAGCCGATTACATTCAAAAATTACAAGAATGAAAAGGTCGTCATCAGTGGCAAAAATCAAAAAGAACCGGAAGAAGAAACCGCTCTGATCCATGTGATGGATAAAGAATACATCACCATTCAGGGGTTTACCATCGAGGACTTATCCACTTCAGTGGCTGATGCCACCGTGATGGGGATTTACGTCTCGGGTACCGGCAGCCATATCAAGATCAAAGGAAACCATGTCCGTCGGATTGAAACGAAAGTGGAGGATGGAAATGCACATGGAATTGCCGTTTATGGTACTGGCGAAATGAAAGATATTCAAATATCGGACAACACCATCGAGAAATTAAAACTGGGTTTCAGCGAATCTCTCGTGTTAAACGGGGATATCGATGGTTTTATCATCGCGAATAATATCGTCCGCCAAAATGATAATATCGGAATTGATCTGATCGGGCATGAAGGAACAGCTGCACAAAATGACTATGTGAGAAATGGGATCGTGGAACATAACATCGTTTATAACAACTCTTCTTATGGGAATCCATCTTATGGAGATGACTATTCCGCCGGGGGGATCTATGTGGATGGCGGAAGTGACATCACGATCCGAAAAAACAAAGTCCATCATAATGATATAGGCATTGAGGCCACCTCCGAACATAAAGGAAAATATGCAAAAAAGATTCGTATCACCGGTAACGAAGTGTATGACAATGCATTTACCGGCATATCCATCGGGGGTTACGATGACCGACGCGGCGGAACCATGAATTCAACGATCTCCCATAATACCATCTATCATAATGATACCAAGGGACTGGACGGTGGACAGCTGCTGTTCCAGCAGGATACGAAAAAAAACCGAATCGAACACAATATACTGACTGCGAGCGATTCCCGCCTATTTTTGGTGAATGATTCCGGTTTAAACAGAGGGAATCGACTGACACAAAATGTTTATCACAAAGAAGAAGGAAAGGCGGGAATATGGATTTGGGAAGGGAAAGAATTCAGGAATTTTACTGCATATCAGAACAGCACAGGTCATGATGTGGATTCTGAATATAGGACCCTGCATTGACACTCCACACGCCTGAAGGCGTGGGATTCACCACAGGCACGTAGTAATCCCCAGTGACCCCCGTGAGGACGCGAAGAACCCGGCTTTGGAGAAAAGCCGGGTTCTTTTTCAATAAATGATGCCGTGCTCCACAATTTCCACCTCCACCCGGGGATGAAACCGCACCTTGGGATAGGTTTTCGTCCACCACTGATCTCCGTGCCAATTTTCCGGAGTGTGGGCCATGATCTCCCGTCCCACCCCGAAACCGTCAAAGCGGGCCTGTTTCATTTTGGAAAGGACGCGGGAGGATTGTTCAGTCAAAGTCCGGGACAGAGTTCGGTTCAGTTTTTGGACGGTTCCCGGTTTGGCCAACTGATCCCGTGGGAATTCATTCACCTTTGCGGTCAAGTGCAGATGGAGAAAGACATCGATGGTGTCGTCCCGGCGGACACGAACATCGATCTTCTTCTTTGCGTCTTGGACATCCAGGGTGATATAGGAAGAGATATTTGTCGGTTTCGGTGTGACGGGCAGGATCAGTCGGGCGGTTTCCCTTTTCTTTCCCTGGAGTAACAAGTACAATTTGGTCTCCTCGGGTGTCAGGGTTCCGGTCATATGATGTCCGTGAAACATGGCGACGCCCCCGACGACCACATTTTTCTTCCCGTCGATACCGTCAGCCTCGGTGATCAGATAGGGGAGGGCGAAATCTTTTCCCGGGTCGAACATCAAGGGGCAGATACTTTGAAGGTTGACCATCGGGGTCTGTGTCAGCTCCTCGGTGGACCGGATCAGTTCATCGGTGAACTTTCCGATCAGGGTATCACCCACTTGGCCGATTTTCAAAAGGTCCTCCGCTTTCCCTTTGCAAACGGCGATATTAGCATTCAGGGCACTCCTCGGGTCCCGGTAATAGAGGTCCAACAGGGGGTAGATGTCCTTCCGGGCCAGTTCTTCCCCGATGACAAGGGTCCGGTTTTTGGAAGGATCAAAACGCTTGTTTACCCGTAGGTCGGCTCTTTCCCGGAGCTCCTCGGGGGTTTTTCCCCAGGTGTGAACGGTCAGATTGACAGGCTGTGGCCCCCCCTGTTTTAAGGAGACTTCCCGGATCACCGCTGTGCCCCGAAGACCCCGGGGGGTGTGGTCCATGCCGAGCATGCTGGCCAGACGGGCATCCTTCAAGAACCGGGTGTCCCAACATCCGGACAAAAGGAACATCGACGCGATCATGATCAACCATTTTCCCGGTCTGCTCATGGGGTCACCCCGCGCTCTTCCTTTTTCCCGGCGAGGATGGAGATCAGCAAGAGAAGCAGGGGAAGACCGAGGATAAAACCGTAGCTGCTCCATGTGACGATTTGGATCCATGTGTCCACCACGTGCTGGCCTTGGGGAAGCAGGGCCAAAACGTAGCCAGCCAGGCAGATCCCGATCACCCATTTTCGGTGAAAGGATCGGTTCAGGAGACGGGCGGTCCCAAGGGATGCCAGGTATACATAGGTGGAGAAGGAGGAGAAGGCCAAGATGGACCAGAGGGAGAGAAAGTAGAGGTCCGGTCGCTCCACCAGCCGATAGGTGAAAGCCTTCAACATATAGATCAACGGTTCCGGTATCAGAGACATCTCCACCGGGCTGAGAGCCAACATGACAGTCAAGGTCAGAAAGGAGTAGAGCAGGGTGGAGATCCAGTTGGCAAGGGAGGCCGCCTTCAGTTTTCCCGTCGCACTTCCCTCCACAAAGGGGTAAACCACCAGGATCAATTCAAATCCCAACAAGGCAAACACGCTTTCGTGGGCCCCCTTCAACAGATTCATAAAGCCGGCGATCTGTCCGATCGGCATGACGTAATGGACATTCACTTCCGTGTAGGGATCCAGATAAACCAGAGAAACGGACAAGACCAGCAGGAGGATCAGCCCGGACATGAAGAGATACAGCCGGGCCATGATCCGAAGATTACCGGAAACCAGTTGCATCCCGGCCAGCACCATCAATCCCAGAATGGCCCATTTCGGGGTGGTGGGCAGCATCCAGCTGTGGATGATGCCAAAATAGAGAATCAGGATGGTTGACCCGGTCAGAGTGAAAAATATAATATAACCCGCTGTGACGACTTTGCCCGGCAACTTCCCCAGCAACCGGGGGAGAAAATCGAACAGATCCCGGGATGGAAATCGCCGGTTCAGGGCCCACAGGAGCAGCAGTGCAATCTGAACTCCGACACCACATAGCAGAACGGCGATCCAACCGTCTGCCTTGGCGGGCGTCGCCACGGCATAAGGAAGAGAAAGGGGGGAGGTTGCGAATTGGGTATGGAGGATCAGGGAAAGAAATTGTCCCTGAGTGATACTCACTTTATTTTCGGCCATGTTTCCAGACCTTGAATATCGTTCTTGGGTCAACTTTTGGGGTTCGGCATCCACCGGTCGTCTGTTCAGTTTCCAGATCGGCAGCCGGATCAGCGTATCCTTCATGTCCCGCAACCGGAGCGGCGTGGCCGGGGAGAAATAGGGTGTTCCGAAGGGTGACAGTTTGGCCAGGTGGATCAGCAGGTACAACAAACCAAAACAGATTCCCAGGAAACCGAAGGTGGCGGACAGGAACATAAAGGGGAAACGAAGAAAACGGATCGAAGCTCCCATCCCGTGGGAAGGTATGACAAAAGAGGAAAGAGCAGTCAAGGCGACAACGATCACCATGGTGTTGGAGACGAGGCCGGCCTGCACCGCGGATTCTCCAATGACCAGACCGCCCACGATGCCGAGGGTTTGCCCCACCGGGGATGGCAGTCGAATTCCGCCCTCCCGGATCAGTTCCACTGTCAATTCCAGCAGGAGCGCTTCCAGGAGAGGGGTGAAGGGGACGGTTTCCACACTGCTTTTCATGGGAAACACCAGTTCCACGGGAATCACTTCAAAATGAAAGGCAACCACTGAAATATAGAAGGCGGGAAGCAGGATTGCCGTAAAAAAGCTGATAAAACGGATCACCCGCATAAATGAGGCGACCACCGTGCGGGAATTGTAGTCATCGGGAGACTGGTAAAATGCATTGAAGGTGACAGGTGCGATCAGGGCCGTGGGACTCCCCTCGGCCAACAGGGCCACTCTCCCTTCCATCAGGTGTCCCATCACCCGGTCCGGCCATTCGGTGTTGAGCATTTGTGGAAAAGGGGAAAAGGATTTTTCCTCGATATACTCCTCTATAAACCCGGGGGAGAGAAGGGTATCCGCCTGAATGGAATGAAGTCTTTTCTCGATCTCTTTCATCAAGTCGGGGTTGACCAGGTTGTGCATGTAGACCAGGGCGATCTTCGTTTGGGTCATCTTGCCGATGGTGAGGTATCTCACCGTCAGGTGCCGGTTTTCCGTCCGCTTGCGGATCAGGTGGAGATTGACCGACAGGGTCTCCACAAATCCCACATGGGAACCCCGGATCACCTTTTCGTTGTCCGGTTCGCTGATGTTCGGTTTGAACAAGCTGGGTGTCTCAATCAGAAAGCACTCTTGCACCCCTTCCAGCAAAAGAACCACCTGACCCAGCAACAAACCGCTGTTGACCCGATTCAGATCCGCCTCTTTTTTGATCTGGGCAGACGTGATCACCTCCATCACCGGTTTATCTTCTGTGGATAAGAGCGGATCGAGGATGCCTTCACGGATCTTCTCCCCGTCGGCCAGTGTGTGGAGGTAGACGAGAAGAGCATCCCGTCCGTTGCGGGAGAGTTCCCGGGTGGTCAGGTCCTGGGTGTGAAACAGGGCTTGCCGGATGGACTTCAGATTGTCATGGGGAGGGGGAAAGCGTTTCTCCATCGTCTTTCAGATCTTCAGACCCGGGACTGATCAGTGACCGTGTGTTGTTCCGGAACAGTTTTCGAAAGAATCTCATCGAGCAACACCCTCCCCTGGTGAGCTTTGAATTTCTTTCATATAGAATGTCCGATCCGGGGAGGCTTATCCGAAGGCTTCAGATCAGGAGAAGATGAAAAATGCCACCCGGTGAGAGGTGGCTTGGGAGCTACTGTTCATTTTGTTCCGATGTCGGCGGTTCAACCGACGGGCCCGGCTCCTCCACCCGCTCATACCAACCATCGCCCACCGGTCGGTAGAGGGAGCGGTTTTTTTTGTGCAGGGGGCAATAGGAGCACCGGCCTCCGGGACGCTGTTTGTAACATTGGATGCAACGGATGGGTTTCGCTTTCATCTGAACCCTCCCTTGAAGCGTTGTGGATGATTGCTGGCGGGTTCCAGTGCCGGGGGGATCTTCTCCCGATCCCGATTTTTCAGCAACGTTCCCTGCAGGAGTTCCATAAAATAGTTGGTGGATCGTGAGGTTGAATCCCATCAGCAACTGAGATAGAATGAAATGAGAATAAGTTGAGAATGACTTTAAAAATTAAAGTCAGCTCAAAGCTTGCCGGGTGTGAGTGATCGGCGGGAAATCGGCAACGCCGGATCTCACCCACTTTCACCCCAAATCGTATCACCCACCCACGCCACCTGCAAACAGGGTCTCTCGGGCCCCGTTTGTTTATCATAAATGGTGAGCAGAGATCAGACTATGGAGGAATGCAGAATGCCGACAAAACCCAAACTCACAATAAACGATCTGCACGTTTCCATCGAGGATAAGGAGATCCTCAAGGGTGTGAACCTGGAAGTGAAGGGCGGCGAGATTCACGCCATCATGGGCCCCAACGGAACAGGAAAAAGCACCTTGGCCCAGGCCCTGATGGGTCATCCCCGCTATGAAGTGACCGGGGGAAGCGTCAGCCTGGACGGGGAGGACCTGCTGGAGATGGAAGTGGATGAACGTGCCCGTAAGGGATTGTTCCTCGCCATGCAGTATCCCAGCGAGATCAGCGGGGTGACCAATTCCGACTTTTTGCGCAGTGCCGTGAACGCCCGGCGGGGTGAAGGGAACGAGTTGTCCATCATGAAATTCATCAAACAGCTGGATAAAAAGATGGATCAGCTGGGGATGGATGAATCTTTTGCCAGCCGTTACCTGAATGAAGGTTTCTCCGGCGGTGAAAAGAAACGGAACGAAATCCTGCAGATGATGATGTTGGAGCCGCGCATCACCATTCTGGATGAGATCGACTCCGGTCTGGATATCGATGCTCTCAAAGTGGTGGCGGAGGGTGTCAACTCCATGCGCAGTCCCCAAGCCGGCTTCCTGATCATCACCCACTACCAACGTCTGCTGAACTATGTCAAACCCGATTTTGTCCATGTGGTGATGAAAGGACGGATCGTAAAATCCGGCGGACCGGAGTTGGCGGAGCGTCTGGAAGCGGAAGGTTACGACTGGGTGAAAGAAGAGTTGGGCATCGAAGACGAAACAGTCGAGAGCCAGTCGTGAGAGAGGGGCGAGTCATGATGAACGTGGATACCGGACAACGATTTGATCGCGAGACCATCATCCAACTCTCCCAGTCCCAGCAAGAACCCGATTGGATGCTCCAACGCCGCCTGAGCGCATGGGAACAGGTGGATCAACTTCCGCTCCCCAAACCGGAAAAGACACGGATCGACCGCTGGAATTTCACCGACTTCCAACCGATTCAAAAGGAAGAAGGATTGGCTTCACCGGAAGAATTGCCGGAGGAGCTCCGTTCCTATATCTCCGGAGATGAGACGGACAATCTGTTTATCCAGAAAAACTCGAGCCCGGTCTATTGCCGCTTGCCCGGGGAACTTTCGGCCAAGGGAGTTCTCTTCACGGACCTGCCCACGGCTGTCCGCAATCACGGGGAATTGGTCCGGAAATATTTTATGACGGACGGGGTCAAGCCGGATGAGCATAAACTGACCGCCCTTCACGCCGCATGGGTCAGCGGTGGACTCTTCCTGTATGTGCCGAAGGATGTGGCGGTGGAGATTCCCTTCCAAGCCCTCTTCTGGACTCAGGGAAGCGGGATCGGAACCTTCCCCCACCTGTTGGTGGTGGCGGAGGCGGGCAGTGACGTCAATGTGGTGGCCAACTTTATCTCCGATTCCGACACGGAGGCTGTCATCAATGGGGTGGTGGAGGTGTTTGCCGGCGACAACAGCCGGGTGCGGATCGCTTCCCTCCACACCCATGGCCAGGGAGTGACGGAGGCCAATTACCGACGGACGGTGGTCGGCCGGGATGCGGATCTGGAATGGATCGTCGGCGATCTGAACTCGGGCAAAACCCTCTCCGACAACACCACTCAAATGAATGGGTCCGGCGGGAATGCCCGGATCAAGGGCATCACCGTCGGCGCCGGTGATGAGCGCTCCAACATCACCGCCACGGTGAACCACTGGGGCACCCACACCGAGAGCGACATCACGGTGCGGGGTGTGATGAAGGATCAGGCACAGACGATCCTGAACGGGATCACCAAGATTGAAAAGGGGGCCCGCAAGGCCAACGGGGTTCAGGCGGAAAAAGTGTTGATGCTGAGCGGGGAAGCCCGTGGGGATGCCAACCCGATCCTCCTGATCGATGAAAACGATGTGCAAGCGGGTCATGCGGCCAGTGTGGGCCGGATCGATCCGATCCAGATGTTCTACCTGATGTCCCGGGGACTCACCCGTCGGGAAGCGGAACGTCTGCTCATCTTCGGTTTTGTCGGTCCGGTCCTGGATACGATCCCCTTTGAATCCCTGCGCGAACGGATCAGCAGTGTGATTGAAAGGAAACTGGGCTGATGAACCGGTACGCGAAAGACTTTCCCATCCTGAACCAGGAGATCAACGGGCATCCGTTGGTTTATCTTGACAGTTCAGCCACCTCCCAGAAACCGTTTCAGGTGATCGAAGCGGTGGAAGGGTACTATAAGAAAAACAATTCCAATGTACACCGGGGGGTTCACACCCTGGGTAACCGGGCCACCGAGGATTACGAAGGAGCCCGGGAGAAGGTACGCCGCTTTATCCATGCCGCCTCCACAAAAGAGATCATCTTCACCAGGGGAACCACCACCGCCATCAACCTGGTCGCTGCCAGTTACGCCCGGAAACATCTGTCCGAAGGGGATGAGATCCTCCTCTCCCCTTCGGAACACCACAGCAATCTGATCCCTTGGCAACAAGTGGCCAAGGTGACGGGGGCTGAGTTGAAATATTTCCCTCTCGAATCGGATGGGAGACTGGATTTGGCCAAAGCGGATGCGATGATCACCGAACGGACGAAACTGGTGGCCATCGCTCAGGTGTCCAACGTTCTGGGAACCATTTTTCCCGTCAAGGAACTGGCCCGGATGGTGCATCGCCACGGCGGCGTTCTCATGGTGGACGGGGCCCAGAGTGTTCCCCATATGAAAGTGGACGTGCAAGAACTGGATTGCGACTTCCTGGCTTTTTCCGGTCACAAGATGTTGGGGCCGACGGGGATCGGGGTCCTCTACGGCAAGGAAGAGTTGCTGGAGCAGATGGAGCCCGTTGAATTCGGCGGCGAAATGATTGATGACGTCGGTCTGTATGAGTCGACGTGGAAGGAGCTCCCCTGGAAGTTTGAAGGAGGAACCCCGGTCATCGCCGGAGCGATCGGTCTCGGTGCAGCGATCGATTACCTGGAGGAGATCGGGATGGCGGAAGTGGAGAGGCACGACCGCCACCTGG is part of the Kroppenstedtia eburnea genome and harbors:
- a CDS encoding GntP family permease, whose translation is MSNVGMMILGLVLGIGVLILLVLKTKVHAFPALIIAASITGLVGGMTPPAVIDAITAGFGNTLGSIGLVIGFGVMMGRILEISGAAERLAFTFLKWLGKRKEEWALALTGYVVSIPIFVDSAFVILTPLAKALSSRTGKSVVGLGVALGIGLAATHHAVPPTPGPLGVAGIFKVDVGVMMLWGLIFAIPIIFVGVYYGKWIGKKIYQLPDEEGTGWVRPDQPQTFQKFVEKEEKKNLPSLTRAVLPILVPLILILGNTILSAMDLKGGLYDYLIFLGSPVIAVGVGLLIALYGLFGHLRRSEALDRMEEGIQSAGIILLVTGAGGALGEVLRESGAGDEIAKLIAQTALPGILLPFFVATIVRLIQGSGTVAMITAASISAPILASMDVNMALAAQAAALGAMIFSYFNDSLFWVVNRMLGIRNVKEQILTWSVPTTLAWAVSLVMLVVANLIVG
- a CDS encoding right-handed parallel beta-helix repeat-containing protein, producing MKVKVFWAFVASAILVTCYTLYPHELAKEHGADKYIYVSPAGDDRNPGTKSQPLRTLQQASREATAGATVLVRSGVYHEGLHVKHSGTAAKPITFKNYKNEKVVISGKNQKEPEEETALIHVMDKEYITIQGFTIEDLSTSVADATVMGIYVSGTGSHIKIKGNHVRRIETKVEDGNAHGIAVYGTGEMKDIQISDNTIEKLKLGFSESLVLNGDIDGFIIANNIVRQNDNIGIDLIGHEGTAAQNDYVRNGIVEHNIVYNNSSYGNPSYGDDYSAGGIYVDGGSDITIRKNKVHHNDIGIEATSEHKGKYAKKIRITGNEVYDNAFTGISIGGYDDRRGGTMNSTISHNTIYHNDTKGLDGGQLLFQQDTKKNRIEHNILTASDSRLFLVNDSGLNRGNRLTQNVYHKEEGKAGIWIWEGKEFRNFTAYQNSTGHDVDSEYRTLH
- a CDS encoding Ger(x)C family spore germination protein — its product is MSRPGKWLIMIASMFLLSGCWDTRFLKDARLASMLGMDHTPRGLRGTAVIREVSLKQGGPQPVNLTVHTWGKTPEELRERADLRVNKRFDPSKNRTLVIGEELARKDIYPLLDLYYRDPRSALNANIAVCKGKAEDLLKIGQVGDTLIGKFTDELIRSTEELTQTPMVNLQSICPLMFDPGKDFALPYLITEADGIDGKKNVVVGGVAMFHGHHMTGTLTPEETKLYLLLQGKKRETARLILPVTPKPTNISSYITLDVQDAKKKIDVRVRRDDTIDVFLHLHLTAKVNEFPRDQLAKPGTVQKLNRTLSRTLTEQSSRVLSKMKQARFDGFGVGREIMAHTPENWHGDQWWTKTYPKVRFHPRVEVEIVEHGIIY
- a CDS encoding GerAB/ArcD/ProY family transporter — translated: MEKRFPPPHDNLKSIRQALFHTQDLTTRELSRNGRDALLVYLHTLADGEKIREGILDPLLSTEDKPVMEVITSAQIKKEADLNRVNSGLLLGQVVLLLEGVQECFLIETPSLFKPNISEPDNEKVIRGSHVGFVETLSVNLHLIRKRTENRHLTVRYLTIGKMTQTKIALVYMHNLVNPDLMKEIEKRLHSIQADTLLSPGFIEEYIEEKSFSPFPQMLNTEWPDRVMGHLMEGRVALLAEGSPTALIAPVTFNAFYQSPDDYNSRTVVASFMRVIRFISFFTAILLPAFYISVVAFHFEVIPVELVFPMKSSVETVPFTPLLEALLLELTVELIREGGIRLPSPVGQTLGIVGGLVIGESAVQAGLVSNTMVIVVALTALSSFVIPSHGMGASIRFLRFPFMFLSATFGFLGICFGLLYLLIHLAKLSPFGTPYFSPATPLRLRDMKDTLIRLPIWKLNRRPVDAEPQKLTQERYSRSGNMAENKVSITQGQFLSLILHTQFATSPLSLPYAVATPAKADGWIAVLLCGVGVQIALLLLWALNRRFPSRDLFDFLPRLLGKLPGKVVTAGYIIFFTLTGSTILILYFGIIHSWMLPTTPKWAILGLMVLAGMQLVSGNLRIMARLYLFMSGLILLLVLSVSLVYLDPYTEVNVHYVMPIGQIAGFMNLLKGAHESVFALLGFELILVVYPFVEGSATGKLKAASLANWISTLLYSFLTLTVMLALSPVEMSLIPEPLIYMLKAFTYRLVERPDLYFLSLWSILAFSSFSTYVYLASLGTARLLNRSFHRKWVIGICLAGYVLALLPQGQHVVDTWIQIVTWSSYGFILGLPLLLLLISILAGKKEERGVTP
- the sufC gene encoding Fe-S cluster assembly ATPase SufC codes for the protein MPTKPKLTINDLHVSIEDKEILKGVNLEVKGGEIHAIMGPNGTGKSTLAQALMGHPRYEVTGGSVSLDGEDLLEMEVDERARKGLFLAMQYPSEISGVTNSDFLRSAVNARRGEGNELSIMKFIKQLDKKMDQLGMDESFASRYLNEGFSGGEKKRNEILQMMMLEPRITILDEIDSGLDIDALKVVAEGVNSMRSPQAGFLIITHYQRLLNYVKPDFVHVVMKGRIVKSGGPELAERLEAEGYDWVKEELGIEDETVESQS
- the sufD gene encoding Fe-S cluster assembly protein SufD, whose translation is MNVDTGQRFDRETIIQLSQSQQEPDWMLQRRLSAWEQVDQLPLPKPEKTRIDRWNFTDFQPIQKEEGLASPEELPEELRSYISGDETDNLFIQKNSSPVYCRLPGELSAKGVLFTDLPTAVRNHGELVRKYFMTDGVKPDEHKLTALHAAWVSGGLFLYVPKDVAVEIPFQALFWTQGSGIGTFPHLLVVAEAGSDVNVVANFISDSDTEAVINGVVEVFAGDNSRVRIASLHTHGQGVTEANYRRTVVGRDADLEWIVGDLNSGKTLSDNTTQMNGSGGNARIKGITVGAGDERSNITATVNHWGTHTESDITVRGVMKDQAQTILNGITKIEKGARKANGVQAEKVLMLSGEARGDANPILLIDENDVQAGHAASVGRIDPIQMFYLMSRGLTRREAERLLIFGFVGPVLDTIPFESLRERISSVIERKLG
- a CDS encoding cysteine desulfurase, with product MNRYAKDFPILNQEINGHPLVYLDSSATSQKPFQVIEAVEGYYKKNNSNVHRGVHTLGNRATEDYEGAREKVRRFIHAASTKEIIFTRGTTTAINLVAASYARKHLSEGDEILLSPSEHHSNLIPWQQVAKVTGAELKYFPLESDGRLDLAKADAMITERTKLVAIAQVSNVLGTIFPVKELARMVHRHGGVLMVDGAQSVPHMKVDVQELDCDFLAFSGHKMLGPTGIGVLYGKEELLEQMEPVEFGGEMIDDVGLYESTWKELPWKFEGGTPVIAGAIGLGAAIDYLEEIGMAEVERHDRHLAAYALEELEKVEGVDLYGPREDRMGLVTFNIRGIHPHDVATVLDSEGIAVRAGHHCCQPLMRWLDVSATARASFHIYNDEEDIDRLVKGVQKTKEFFGDVLG